Proteins co-encoded in one Vulcanisaeta thermophila genomic window:
- a CDS encoding ATP-binding protein, with amino-acid sequence MGRIKLSFAGVHVDFVDRDRALRRVEEWAREGMVKVQVVYGPEGCGKTAWLRQSVELLRGLGFDVVYVNPINREFLTEVHAVDLRDRFLAMIREAISQDALGRLVWLTFDVAKELIRVTRGRIAVIVDDAFQVIGARESALYVKALLNLIEYPPEHYEKIITIAATSEGVSRGEIGRHRWASIRPLWNMAMEGFRQLYDQVPGVKPDFEEAWGLTGGNPKMLEELYKARWDVNEVLRDIIETRGLRKFIESLSGVERRWLQEAVDDPDTLFVRERMSLLEKLVELNLVLDNIPDRDVESWIDEPPPERYPELGIGRRVAWQSPLHREAVKRVLEG; translated from the coding sequence GTGGGAAGGATTAAGCTTAGCTTTGCCGGTGTTCATGTTGATTTCGTTGATAGGGACCGAGCCCTTAGGCGTGTTGAGGAATGGGCTAGGGAGGGCATGGTTAAGGTACAGGTTGTCTACGGACCTGAGGGTTGTGGTAAGACTGCCTGGCTTAGGCAGTCCGTGGAGTTGCTTAGGGGGTTGGGTTTTGATGTTGTTTATGTTAATCCAATTAATAGGGAGTTCTTAACCGAGGTTCACGCCGTTGACTTAAGGGATAGGTTCCTAGCCATGATTAGGGAGGCCATTAGCCAGGATGCATTGGGTAGATTGGTCTGGCTAACCTTCGATGTGGCTAAGGAGCTTATTAGGGTTACGCGGGGTAGGATTGCGGTTATCGTTGATGATGCATTCCAGGTAATTGGGGCGAGGGAATCAGCACTCTACGTTAAGGCACTACTCAATCTAATAGAATACCCGCCTGAGCACTACGAGAAAATAATCACCATAGCAGCCACAAGCGAGGGTGTTTCAAGGGGGGAGATTGGGCGTCACAGGTGGGCTAGTATAAGGCCCCTTTGGAATATGGCAATGGAGGGATTCAGGCAGTTATATGATCAAGTGCCCGGTGTTAAGCCAGACTTCGAGGAGGCCTGGGGGTTAACGGGCGGTAATCCCAAGATGCTTGAGGAGTTGTATAAGGCTAGGTGGGATGTCAATGAGGTTTTGAGGGACATTATCGAGACCAGGGGGCTCAGGAAGTTCATTGAGAGCTTAAGTGGTGTTGAGAGAAGGTGGCTACAGGAGGCTGTGGATGATCCAGACACCCTATTCGTGAGGGAAAGGATGAGCCTCCTAGAGAAGCTCGTCGAATTAAACCTGGTACTTGACAACATACCCGATCGAGACGTCGAGTCCTGGATTGATGAACCACCCCCTGAGAGATACCCTGAATTGGGCATTGGCAGGAGGGTTGCTTGGCAGAGTCCACTTCACAGGGAAGCCGTTAAAAGGGTGCTGGAGGGTTAA
- a CDS encoding PaREP1 family protein: MDMEVVGKPLPKPTAEDYVSARLLEALVEAGLAVRFLRDGLVRNAAGKAFQAWRALLAALLRLEIDRLLGLARTDEEKQWLMSKAVPRVPTSRLKTLSQMLEEVGYSGISFATNTALNLHDYQYNGPDPDLALSKYRSREEAAVDIKLLMSELVRWVGELKGRVKWSEELEKALKELCEELSKG; this comes from the coding sequence ATGGATATGGAGGTTGTTGGGAAGCCGCTGCCTAAGCCAACCGCTGAGGATTATGTGAGTGCTAGGTTGCTTGAGGCCCTGGTTGAGGCTGGGTTGGCCGTTAGGTTCCTCAGGGATGGGCTTGTTAGGAATGCGGCTGGTAAGGCTTTTCAGGCATGGAGGGCTCTTCTGGCGGCCTTACTTAGGCTTGAGATTGACAGGTTGCTTGGGCTTGCTAGGACTGATGAGGAGAAGCAGTGGCTAATGAGTAAGGCGGTACCAAGGGTTCCAACAAGCAGGTTGAAGACCCTCTCACAAATGCTTGAGGAGGTTGGGTATTCGGGAATTTCCTTCGCCACAAACACGGCGTTGAATCTCCATGATTACCAATACAATGGGCCAGACCCAGACCTGGCCCTATCGAAGTATAGGAGTAGGGAGGAGGCTGCTGTTGATATTAAGCTATTAATGAGTGAACTGGTGAGGTGGGTTGGGGAATTGAAGGGTAGGGTAAAATGGAGTGAAGAGTTGGAGAAGGCACTTAAAGAGCTCTGTGAAGAGCTCAGTAAGGGGTAG
- a CDS encoding MMPL family transporter, with product MERRRLLSIIIVITWALAMASLAYLSPRIFSALTYNEGDLMPSYVEPVVVNNIVDKYLGRPNETTVIIVVGINPNNEEELINRVNYVVNIINETAGGNTSINDIVKVYNHVYEVYNNTVDRWINNEISNITPSVMALYRNITEQCNEAISLNREIYSKFNDVARTVSTQYMETLRYAQLLYGKIASQVKYPSINVTQLFRETTEEYVAMYGSSEFINRIANQTEKQIISEVGLNPTPYQLAKLNMTGILLNNYLELINEEFPGVNPLNTTTLLNYVIKTTNSDADPELTELALLMGPQGDMAVLKSFIYQEFLNKTPVLVRPYLNYLICTNDSSVDLVLSLVKNELLDLASQEYEPPSIFNLPNNLTNYFINNTYTVVIATVPGNYEDTIYSRLVSLSYVYPVSTGIILYEFDKITTSDVNIIDKVTAVSVFITMLAMLGTLMGPVTSLTTLGLTYLASLGLLYLWAVRFKLYYLTIYMIAPVIFGIGVDYSMLMLSRYFEERIRGKDPIEALNVIKRVVRPTVLASASVVGLGLGSFVISRFYYIDDVGLGFIVSVVFTALTTAFILPELINLLRDRVLWPMGLRAKSLELRSTLLADMAKFAVRRPKLVIALFLLATMMSLTYLILNIKLTTDPVQVMPNTPSKFGLSILTKFFSDYVYSTAYLVVYGNETAALALTQSLNNQSYVLSTYMAYNGSSLYIIKAVINQQSLSDRLIPIYLSLRSLTDNVGRAYNATVLIGGSPADKYFVVVGFEKEYYGLIIYVMIAINIVILTIYMRSLMIPLRLVSTVLMSITWSLALTVAVFQGLMGIKTYWLLPIILISLLLSVGTDYDLFIISRFKEELARGYDDAEAIVRAVEFTGPVVTGAALVLAMAFASLALSSLFLLKQIALAIASSVLIDSFLVRPLLVPAIIVLLGRYNWWPFSTSRSPGRNQ from the coding sequence ATGGAACGTAGGAGACTCCTCTCAATAATCATTGTGATTACCTGGGCCTTGGCCATGGCATCCCTGGCATACCTATCGCCCAGGATATTCAGCGCCTTAACGTACAACGAGGGGGACTTAATGCCTAGTTATGTAGAGCCCGTGGTGGTTAACAACATTGTTGATAAATACTTAGGTAGGCCAAATGAGACCACAGTAATAATCGTAGTCGGCATTAACCCCAACAACGAGGAGGAGCTAATTAATCGTGTGAATTATGTGGTTAATATTATAAATGAGACCGCGGGAGGTAATACCAGCATTAACGACATAGTTAAGGTTTATAACCACGTTTACGAGGTCTACAACAACACTGTAGATAGGTGGATTAATAATGAAATAAGTAATATAACACCCTCGGTAATGGCGCTTTACAGAAACATAACCGAGCAATGTAATGAAGCCATAAGCCTTAACAGGGAGATATACAGTAAGTTCAATGATGTGGCAAGGACAGTGAGCACGCAGTATATGGAGACCCTAAGGTATGCGCAACTACTGTACGGTAAAATCGCGAGCCAAGTAAAATACCCAAGCATTAACGTTACGCAATTATTCAGGGAGACCACGGAGGAGTACGTGGCCATGTACGGTAGTAGTGAGTTCATAAACAGAATTGCAAACCAAACAGAAAAGCAAATAATAAGTGAGGTGGGCCTAAACCCAACGCCGTACCAATTGGCTAAGTTGAACATGACGGGTATATTACTAAACAATTACTTGGAGTTAATTAATGAGGAATTCCCGGGCGTCAACCCCCTCAACACAACCACACTACTTAACTACGTAATAAAAACAACGAATAGTGATGCCGACCCTGAACTCACCGAGTTAGCACTCCTCATGGGACCTCAGGGAGACATGGCGGTACTTAAGTCATTTATTTACCAGGAATTCCTCAATAAAACGCCTGTCCTGGTGCGTCCATACCTTAACTACTTAATATGCACGAACGACTCCTCCGTAGATTTAGTACTGAGCTTAGTTAAGAATGAGTTACTTGATTTAGCATCGCAGGAGTATGAACCGCCTAGTATATTTAACTTACCTAACAACTTAACGAATTACTTCATCAACAACACGTACACTGTAGTCATAGCCACCGTGCCGGGGAATTACGAAGATACCATCTACAGCAGGCTCGTGAGCCTTAGTTACGTATACCCAGTCAGTACCGGCATAATACTTTACGAGTTCGATAAGATAACAACGAGTGATGTAAACATCATAGATAAGGTAACTGCGGTCTCGGTGTTCATAACGATGCTCGCAATGTTGGGTACGTTGATGGGACCCGTGACGTCACTAACCACCTTAGGACTAACCTACCTGGCATCCCTTGGGTTGCTCTACCTATGGGCTGTGAGGTTCAAGCTGTATTACCTCACTATCTATATGATAGCCCCGGTAATCTTTGGAATTGGCGTTGACTACAGCATGTTAATGCTCAGTAGGTACTTTGAGGAGAGGATTAGGGGTAAGGATCCCATTGAAGCATTGAATGTTATTAAGAGGGTTGTGAGGCCCACGGTACTGGCAAGCGCCTCCGTGGTAGGTCTCGGGCTAGGCAGCTTTGTGATATCTAGATTTTACTACATTGATGATGTAGGCCTCGGGTTTATAGTCTCCGTGGTATTCACAGCCCTAACCACGGCCTTCATACTACCTGAGTTAATAAATCTACTGAGGGACAGGGTGTTATGGCCCATGGGGCTTAGGGCCAAATCCCTTGAGTTAAGGAGTACCCTTCTCGCTGACATGGCTAAGTTCGCAGTTAGGAGACCAAAGCTTGTGATAGCCCTATTCCTCCTGGCAACTATGATGTCACTGACTTACTTAATACTTAATATCAAGTTAACCACAGACCCCGTACAGGTAATGCCTAACACACCGTCTAAGTTTGGGCTTAGTATATTGACTAAGTTCTTTAGTGACTATGTCTACTCCACCGCGTACCTGGTGGTTTATGGTAACGAAACGGCGGCACTGGCTTTAACGCAATCATTGAATAATCAAAGTTATGTGTTAAGTACCTACATGGCTTATAACGGGAGCAGTCTATACATAATAAAGGCCGTAATAAACCAACAATCGCTCTCGGACAGGTTAATACCCATATACCTAAGCCTAAGGTCGCTGACGGACAACGTGGGCAGGGCCTACAACGCCACCGTATTAATAGGCGGATCCCCTGCGGATAAGTACTTCGTTGTTGTGGGCTTCGAGAAGGAGTACTACGGCTTGATAATCTACGTGATGATAGCCATAAACATAGTAATACTAACCATCTACATGAGGTCCCTCATGATACCCCTGAGGTTGGTCTCCACGGTCCTCATGAGCATAACCTGGTCCCTGGCGCTAACCGTGGCCGTGTTCCAGGGATTAATGGGGATAAAGACCTACTGGCTACTACCCATAATACTAATCTCACTACTTCTGAGTGTGGGCACAGACTACGACCTATTCATAATAAGTAGGTTTAAGGAGGAATTAGCGAGGGGCTATGACGATGCAGAGGCCATAGTCAGGGCTGTGGAGTTCACAGGGCCCGTGGTCACTGGGGCTGCCCTTGTCCTGGCCATGGCCTTCGCCTCCCTAGCCCTGTCAAGCCTCTTCCTCCTTAAGCAGATAGCCCTGGCCATAGCATCCTCCGTGTTGATAGACTCATTCCTTGTGAGGCCCCTGCTAGTACCCGCAATAATAGTGCTGCTGGGCAGATACAACTGGTGGCCCTTCAGTACCTCGAGAAGCCCTGGGCGAAATCAATAA
- a CDS encoding mandelate racemase/muconate lactonizing enzyme family protein, translating to MPVIKDVEVYPVSDLATAKASPWASVSIIVRVVTSDGQVGYGEAVPTLRVNPVLRAIEEVRRLVIGKDPFRINYIYREWYKHDFYLTRSFESATAYSAVDISLHDLLGKYYGMPIYQLMGGLINEKIKAYANGWYSDCVTPDDFARRAKEVVNMGFKAMKFDPFGPYFDSMDTRGLEEAVERVRAVREAVGKYVDILIETHGRFNVNTAIQMVKAMEEFNPLFIEEPVHPDLNLEGLYKLKQVAPHVRIAVGERVISIEEALQLVSRGLVDVLQPDITNALGFTGMTRIRAITEAYGIELAPHNAFGPVQHAATLQFDASTYNLLIQESFYEFWPTWKRDLVNNAFKIEDGYYRVPSKPGLGIDINERLLTEMKFEGMEPFHEEEPVWVIKGTWRGYK from the coding sequence ATGCCCGTAATAAAGGACGTAGAGGTATATCCAGTGAGCGACCTGGCCACTGCAAAGGCGAGTCCATGGGCCTCGGTCTCAATCATAGTCAGGGTGGTCACGAGTGATGGGCAGGTGGGCTATGGGGAGGCCGTGCCCACACTCAGGGTTAACCCAGTCCTCAGGGCCATTGAGGAGGTAAGGAGGCTCGTCATTGGTAAGGACCCATTTAGAATAAACTACATATACAGGGAGTGGTACAAGCACGATTTCTACCTAACCAGATCCTTCGAATCAGCCACAGCCTATAGCGCAGTTGACATATCCCTACACGACCTGCTGGGTAAGTACTATGGAATGCCCATCTACCAATTAATGGGCGGCCTGATTAATGAGAAGATCAAGGCTTACGCCAACGGTTGGTACAGCGACTGCGTAACACCCGATGACTTCGCCAGAAGGGCTAAGGAGGTGGTTAACATGGGGTTTAAGGCCATGAAGTTCGACCCATTCGGGCCCTACTTCGACTCCATGGACACGAGGGGCCTCGAGGAGGCCGTGGAGAGGGTTAGGGCTGTTAGGGAGGCTGTGGGTAAGTACGTGGACATACTCATTGAGACCCACGGCAGGTTTAACGTGAACACCGCAATCCAGATGGTCAAGGCCATGGAGGAGTTTAACCCATTATTCATTGAGGAGCCCGTGCACCCAGACCTAAACCTCGAGGGACTTTATAAACTGAAGCAGGTGGCTCCCCATGTTAGGATTGCAGTGGGCGAGAGGGTAATTAGCATTGAGGAGGCGCTCCAACTGGTGAGTAGGGGCTTGGTGGATGTTCTGCAACCAGATATAACGAATGCCCTTGGATTCACTGGCATGACTAGGATAAGGGCAATCACCGAGGCCTACGGCATAGAGCTGGCACCACACAATGCCTTTGGGCCTGTTCAGCACGCAGCCACTCTACAGTTTGATGCGAGCACGTACAATTTATTAATACAGGAGAGTTTCTACGAGTTCTGGCCAACGTGGAAGAGGGACCTCGTGAACAACGCCTTTAAGATTGAGGATGGTTATTACAGGGTACCCAGTAAGCCGGGGCTCGGCATTGACATCAACGAGAGATTACTCACGGAAATGAAGTTCGAGGGCATGGAACCATTCCACGAAGAAGAGCCAGTATGGGTAATCAAGGGGACCTGGAGAGGCTATAAGTAA
- a CDS encoding DUF6282 family protein encodes MSIVERVLRGSFDMHVHTGPDLIPRALDDLEMARLFRNDGFSGFVIKNHYTPTYDRAYLVNRVIDGVKVFGGVVLNDTVGGLNPRVVDVAGRMGALVVWFPTVDSLNERKELSKWENHPHPPAWAHVQLELRNKGLLGEGLTILDSEGRIKPVVDEILELIRQYDMVLATGHLSPIEGMALVKRAIEKGVRKIVVTHPDFPTTRYTLEQQRELANHGAYLERTFENVLAGRVTVNEYVRVIVETGIEHNILSSDLGQVNNPPPTVGLREFVRQLIEGGLSPDDVEVMIKENPQKLIH; translated from the coding sequence ATGTCAATAGTTGAAAGGGTCTTAAGGGGTTCCTTTGATATGCATGTGCACACGGGACCCGACTTAATACCCAGAGCCCTTGATGATTTAGAGATGGCTAGGTTATTTAGGAATGATGGATTTAGCGGTTTCGTCATTAAGAACCACTACACGCCGACCTACGATAGGGCTTATCTAGTTAATAGGGTTATTGATGGGGTAAAGGTCTTTGGTGGTGTTGTGCTGAATGATACCGTGGGAGGGCTGAATCCAAGGGTTGTTGATGTGGCCGGTAGAATGGGAGCCTTAGTCGTGTGGTTCCCCACTGTAGACTCACTAAATGAACGTAAAGAACTAAGTAAGTGGGAGAACCATCCTCACCCACCTGCGTGGGCTCATGTGCAACTGGAGCTACGTAATAAGGGATTGCTTGGTGAGGGATTAACCATACTTGATTCCGAGGGTAGGATAAAACCCGTGGTTGATGAAATACTGGAACTAATAAGGCAGTACGACATGGTACTCGCCACGGGCCACCTAAGCCCCATTGAGGGTATGGCGCTCGTTAAGAGGGCCATTGAGAAGGGGGTTAGGAAGATAGTGGTGACACACCCCGACTTCCCAACAACTAGGTATACATTGGAGCAGCAGAGGGAATTGGCTAACCACGGGGCTTACTTGGAAAGAACCTTTGAGAATGTACTAGCTGGGCGTGTCACCGTGAATGAATACGTAAGAGTGATTGTGGAAACTGGGATAGAGCACAACATACTCAGCTCAGACCTGGGGCAGGTTAACAACCCACCACCAACCGTGGGCCTTAGGGAGTTCGTGAGGCAATTAATTGAGGGTGGATTATCCCCAGACGATGTGGAGGTAATGATTAAGGAGAACCCACAAAAACTCATACATTAA
- a CDS encoding type II secretion system F family protein, whose product MDLDELALSVMGPLVLRLRGTGLYRRLEQSLRASLSFQSPERYMARTLFITLVTLAITAPLGVILIMLNLQPMLILLRMRLLFTTPYGIRDLVMVILGLVLIVIPAIIYEMMINMPRITASDLAFRVDTELPFFVAYVSAITNSGLSVFRAVERMATARILEVMGKISRWAFIRFRVFGEDPLTALSNVTSSIQSRALREFIGGYITTVRTGGDVVHYINTRLHDIMADAIERMNRAAEYLGMLMESYIGSAAILLIGLDVMYLAQAVTPFGNRYAAFMQAINSNYIFGLFVVPGISVAFIYLGEISAFRSPYTDYRPYKWAAVSMAVAAALGFMEYAFLFHRDLSTRLYIRGFPIPLDFTVLFGLTLALSFLPTAIYSMRVVGERWEIDREYAEFLRDATELRKSGFTPEKIFETLRYTRSYGAFDYYLDRIVRQIRYGVPIREVLNSIMPRLHSYYSRVFTFLLTETIDLGGASPQVLDLLANFASSLVSVQESMRARLRALRYVPYIGAIILIVTLVILIFSVVAIVVRIGPMGFASTSPTQNPLVNLLSTSFSLTVVIDSFIMGLIAGKLGEGELSLGFRHAVILTLMVVAVYAVSPFIANALFGAMSMPTGGLP is encoded by the coding sequence GTGGACCTGGACGAATTAGCACTAAGTGTCATGGGACCCCTTGTACTGAGGCTCAGGGGCACGGGACTTTATAGGAGGCTTGAGCAAAGCCTCAGGGCATCCCTCAGCTTCCAAAGCCCCGAGAGGTACATGGCCAGGACACTCTTCATAACGCTGGTGACCCTGGCAATCACCGCCCCACTGGGTGTCATACTGATAATGCTAAACCTACAACCAATGCTCATACTACTTAGAATGAGGCTCCTCTTCACAACACCCTATGGGATTAGGGACCTGGTTATGGTGATTCTTGGCTTGGTGCTGATTGTAATTCCCGCCATAATTTATGAGATGATGATTAACATGCCAAGGATAACAGCAAGCGACCTGGCCTTTAGGGTGGATACGGAGCTACCATTCTTCGTAGCCTACGTCTCGGCAATAACAAACTCAGGTCTCTCGGTTTTCAGAGCAGTAGAGAGGATGGCGACTGCTAGGATCCTCGAGGTTATGGGTAAGATCTCCAGGTGGGCCTTCATTAGGTTCAGGGTTTTCGGTGAGGACCCCCTCACGGCTCTCTCCAACGTGACCTCATCAATACAGAGCAGGGCTTTGAGGGAGTTCATAGGTGGTTATATAACCACCGTGAGGACTGGCGGTGACGTGGTTCACTACATAAATACTAGGCTACATGACATAATGGCTGATGCCATTGAGAGGATGAATAGGGCTGCGGAGTACCTGGGGATGCTTATGGAGTCGTACATAGGCTCTGCAGCGATATTGCTAATAGGCCTTGATGTCATGTACCTGGCCCAGGCGGTTACACCCTTTGGTAATAGGTACGCGGCCTTCATGCAGGCAATAAACTCAAACTACATCTTTGGTTTATTCGTGGTCCCTGGGATCTCGGTGGCCTTTATATACCTCGGTGAGATCAGCGCCTTTAGGTCACCGTACACGGACTATAGACCGTATAAGTGGGCTGCGGTGTCCATGGCCGTGGCGGCTGCCCTGGGCTTCATGGAGTACGCATTCCTCTTTCACAGGGACTTAAGTACTAGGCTTTACATAAGGGGCTTCCCAATACCCTTGGACTTCACGGTATTGTTCGGCCTAACCCTGGCCCTGTCCTTCCTACCCACGGCCATTTACTCCATGAGGGTTGTTGGCGAGAGGTGGGAGATTGATAGGGAGTACGCGGAGTTCCTTAGGGATGCCACGGAACTTAGGAAGAGTGGTTTCACGCCCGAGAAGATCTTCGAGACCCTGAGGTACACCAGGAGTTACGGCGCCTTTGATTACTACCTGGACAGGATAGTTAGGCAGATTAGGTATGGGGTGCCCATTAGGGAGGTCCTAAACTCAATAATGCCCAGGCTGCATAGTTACTACTCGAGGGTATTCACATTCCTACTCACTGAAACCATAGATCTGGGCGGTGCGTCACCCCAGGTGCTGGATTTACTGGCCAACTTCGCATCGTCACTGGTAAGTGTTCAGGAGAGTATGAGGGCTAGGTTGAGGGCGCTTAGGTACGTCCCATACATAGGTGCCATAATATTAATAGTCACCCTGGTCATACTGATATTCTCGGTGGTTGCCATTGTGGTTAGGATAGGCCCCATGGGGTTCGCAAGCACGAGCCCCACACAAAACCCACTGGTTAACCTACTCTCCACGTCATTCTCTCTCACGGTGGTCATAGACTCCTTCATAATGGGTTTAATAGCGGGGAAGCTTGGGGAGGGTGAGCTCTCGCTGGGGTTTAGGCACGCGGTGATACTCACGTTGATGGTGGTCGCTGTGTACGCGGTGTCACCCTTCATAGCCAACGCCCTCTTTGGCGCCATGAGCATGCCCACGGGTGGTTTGCCGTAA
- a CDS encoding sulfite exporter TauE/SafE family protein translates to MIISEIITGIMMTIVHELLSITSITTNFSSLYNNPLFILTILFLACIIIGFIAPLAGVGGGVLFTPIMMAFTNVHPNIVRLTGLMLATCSSFTAAKPYLRQNLANYNLVLISALPGSIGAILGSYMGIYIAMLGASGRAVINLLLGLIAVFAASLMISRKSIDYPSQKGIKSTLSDMLGLSSSYYDKAINKIVEYKVMNIPWLIITLFGIGFVSGMFGLGAGWLVVPVYNIIGQLPLRVASASSSAILGINDTAAMWVYINSGAFIPAFTVPCVVGVMIGAYLGAKVMPKVKVKVIRWLVIAVLLVASIRLIISALPVLMGW, encoded by the coding sequence ATGATAATTAGCGAAATAATAACGGGGATAATGATGACGATAGTGCATGAACTACTAAGTATTACAAGTATTACTACCAACTTCTCCTCTCTATACAACAACCCCCTATTTATATTAACAATATTGTTCCTAGCTTGCATAATCATTGGTTTCATAGCTCCATTGGCCGGTGTTGGTGGTGGTGTTCTCTTTACACCAATAATGATGGCTTTCACAAACGTGCATCCTAACATAGTGAGGCTAACTGGTCTTATGTTAGCCACATGCTCTTCATTTACAGCTGCAAAACCCTACCTACGCCAAAACTTAGCAAATTACAACTTAGTACTTATATCCGCACTACCAGGTTCCATCGGGGCTATATTAGGTTCATACATGGGAATTTATATAGCAATGCTTGGCGCCTCTGGAAGAGCAGTGATAAATCTTCTACTAGGTTTAATTGCAGTATTTGCAGCGTCATTAATGATCTCTAGGAAGAGTATTGATTATCCATCACAGAAGGGTATAAAGAGTACTCTGTCAGATATGTTAGGTTTGAGCTCATCTTACTATGATAAAGCCATAAACAAAATTGTGGAGTATAAGGTCATGAATATTCCATGGCTAATAATCACTCTATTTGGTATTGGCTTCGTATCTGGTATGTTTGGGCTTGGTGCTGGCTGGCTTGTAGTTCCTGTCTATAATATAATCGGTCAGTTACCACTTAGGGTTGCAAGTGCATCATCATCTGCTATTTTAGGGATTAACGACACGGCCGCTATGTGGGTCTACATAAATAGTGGCGCATTCATCCCAGCATTTACAGTACCATGCGTTGTTGGGGTCATGATAGGTGCTTACTTAGGTGCCAAAGTAATGCCTAAGGTTAAAGTTAAGGTTATTAGGTGGCTTGTGATAGCCGTATTGCTAGTAGCGTCCATTAGGTTGATCATATCCGCATTACCGGTGTTAATGGGGTGGTGA